From Rhodanobacteraceae bacterium, the proteins below share one genomic window:
- a CDS encoding Polymer-forming bactofilin, whose protein sequence is MALWKEPVKSPSSTLQDPPDLARFDMPDPAEAPAPVKPVSNSAAPAPARSAAESHISPDLVIEGKIEGAGHVRIAGRFKGDINVRGDLTIENGAKVNGSVRAERVTVAGELTGNIENAQHVELLQTGALTGDVKSRTFSVAKGSRMRGHAEFGWDDDKAGVTDIHKNNGSGQKQ, encoded by the coding sequence ATGGCCCTGTGGAAAGAACCCGTCAAGTCCCCGTCATCCACGTTGCAGGATCCACCCGACCTGGCGCGGTTCGATATGCCCGATCCGGCCGAGGCGCCGGCTCCGGTCAAACCGGTTTCGAACAGCGCGGCGCCCGCACCGGCGCGTTCCGCCGCGGAGTCGCACATCTCGCCCGACCTCGTGATCGAAGGCAAGATCGAAGGCGCGGGACACGTGCGCATCGCCGGCCGCTTCAAGGGCGACATCAACGTGCGCGGCGACCTCACCATCGAGAACGGCGCCAAGGTCAACGGCAGCGTGCGCGCGGAACGCGTGACCGTCGCCGGTGAACTGACCGGCAACATCGAAAACGCGCAGCACGTCGAGCTGCTGCAGACCGGCGCGCTGACGGGCGACGTGAAATCGCGCACCTTCAGCGTCGCCAAGGGATCGCGCATGCGCGGCCACGCCGAGTTCGGCTGGGATGACGACAAGGCCGGCGTCACCGACATCCACAAGAACAACGGCAGCGGCCAGAAACAATGA
- a CDS encoding Cation transport protein ChaC, with translation MTIVVPTAGHDTTGVNRTRHDFTGVESVWLFGYGSLIYKADFPYLERRFATIRDWSRRLWQGSHDHRGTPEHPGRVATLVAEPGAVCAGMAYRVAPATFEYIDFREKNGYLRHVVTLDFGNGEHAEGLVYIAEAGNAAWLGPASDADIARHVAASRGPSGRNSDYVLNLADALRELGADDPHVSAVAAELRKLLA, from the coding sequence ATGACCATCGTCGTTCCCACGGCGGGCCACGACACCACCGGCGTCAACCGCACGCGCCACGATTTCACCGGCGTCGAAAGCGTGTGGCTGTTCGGATATGGCTCGCTGATCTACAAGGCGGATTTTCCGTATCTCGAACGTCGCTTCGCGACGATCCGCGATTGGTCGCGGCGTTTGTGGCAGGGTTCGCACGACCACCGCGGCACGCCCGAACATCCAGGACGCGTGGCGACGCTCGTCGCGGAACCCGGCGCCGTGTGCGCGGGCATGGCGTATCGCGTCGCGCCCGCGACATTCGAGTACATCGATTTCCGCGAAAAGAACGGTTACCTGCGCCACGTCGTGACGCTGGATTTCGGCAACGGCGAACACGCTGAAGGATTGGTGTACATCGCCGAGGCCGGCAACGCCGCATGGTTGGGTCCCGCCAGCGATGCGGACATCGCAAGGCACGTCGCGGCGTCGCGCGGACCCAGTGGACGCAACAGCGATTACGTGCTGAACCTGGCCGATGCGCTGCGCGAACTCGGCGCCGACGATCCGCACGTGTCCGCGGTGGCGGCGGAGTTGCGCAAGTTGCTCGCTTGA
- a CDS encoding Aldose 1-epimerase, whose translation MTRYTAERASVGAQPIVVLANDAGQRARIACHGAALLSLESLRNGTPFDIAWGYRNAEEIAARPGSHFAILAPFGGRVGDARYSFDGESFDLEPGVTGAAREFRHGFVRDVDFTIADLTGGATSATATLATRAIRPRPGYPFSIDLAIRFTLDAGGLTLEARMRNVGDRAAPCFFGWHAYFRAGGGMADDWMLEIPAHTTIRTDARLIPLPGEAAYVPLEQAPALDFRTARHIGTTVLDNGYAGLAIDGDGRMRTHLTDPSSGFSIGVWQERGVMHAFTGDTLGAGARSAVALEPMECMADAFNRPDYASAIRLEPGAERVFRCGVECPAPATPR comes from the coding sequence ATGACACGCTACACCGCCGAACGCGCGAGCGTCGGGGCGCAACCGATCGTGGTGCTGGCCAATGATGCCGGCCAACGCGCGCGAATCGCCTGCCATGGCGCCGCGCTGCTGAGTCTCGAATCATTGCGCAACGGCACGCCTTTCGACATCGCATGGGGTTACCGCAACGCCGAGGAAATCGCCGCGCGCCCCGGTTCGCACTTCGCGATCCTGGCGCCGTTCGGCGGCCGCGTCGGCGATGCACGCTACAGCTTCGATGGCGAGTCCTTCGATCTCGAACCCGGCGTGACCGGCGCAGCCCGCGAGTTCCGCCACGGCTTCGTGCGCGACGTCGATTTCACGATCGCCGACTTGACGGGCGGAGCGACTTCCGCCACCGCGACACTCGCCACCCGCGCGATCCGTCCTCGTCCCGGCTACCCGTTCTCCATCGATCTCGCCATCCGCTTCACGCTGGATGCGGGCGGCTTGACGCTCGAAGCGCGCATGCGCAACGTCGGCGATCGCGCCGCGCCGTGCTTCTTCGGCTGGCACGCCTACTTTCGTGCGGGCGGCGGCATGGCCGACGACTGGATGCTGGAAATTCCGGCGCACACCACGATCCGCACCGATGCGCGGCTGATTCCGCTGCCCGGCGAGGCCGCGTACGTGCCGCTCGAACAGGCGCCCGCGCTGGACTTTCGCACCGCGCGCCACATCGGTACCACGGTGCTCGACAACGGCTACGCCGGGCTTGCGATCGATGGCGACGGACGCATGCGCACGCACCTCACCGATCCTTCGTCGGGATTTTCCATCGGCGTCTGGCAGGAGCGCGGCGTGATGCACGCGTTCACGGGCGACACGCTGGGCGCGGGCGCGCGCAGCGCCGTTGCACTGGAACCGATGGAATGCATGGCCGATGCTTTCAACCGGCCGGATTACGCGAGCGCCATCCGGCTGGAACCGGGCGCCGAACGCGTGTTCCGTTGCGGGGTGGAATGTCCCGCGCCCGCAACGCCGCGCTGA
- a CDS encoding diguanylate cyclase/phosphodiesterase (GGDEF & EAL domains) with PAS/PAC sensor(s): MRRGSIQLLQKSMNRRLLPLVYALVAVVLLILLLTWLTVQAQIALAGYLNGESIWSKAQKQATVDLLHYVATGDPADYAGFQDNYAVLKSLRKARDMVLSGHFEYQSVEDEMRRGHAMTVAIPGAVFILHHFASAPYMSDALREWQSTDGAITELGTIADTLHRTFAEKAMTPAEVVRQRSRITAINAYIEPRSNRFSLSIARGAVWTGRVLFAGIMLSAAVAIGLWLWMARRVLTRIRRTEERYRLLFDSAPDAIVMVDENSGTIIDANRTASAWTGRAPKELVGADYMGLFEDGIVRKGSSGSGELRGSNGTRRPVETQSSMTVWGEQVVRQAIIRDISERVESDRVRRVAAEALASIAEGVIIADADRKVLSVNAAATRLTGFTAENLAGMRLDATRTLADGGPLPATIWDEVVATHHWSGEVQSRRNDGRVYAEKLDISTIRDAENRVQHYVAVFSDISVAKADRYRLEHLAAHDVLTGMVNRAQFQRHCEQAIERAAKTRSAVAVLFIDLDAFKFVNDSYSHAVGDRLLKLVSERIQQQLREGDIAGRIGGDEFTVLMQHLSLREDAAALANRLLAVLSEPFHVDDYELVVSASIGIAGYPLDGNDAQTLIANADAAMYAAKSEERNAARFYVPMMQADARQRMLLATELRQALIEDEFHLAYQPSVELRTGRIVAVEALLRWKHPQRGEVMPGEFIPVAESIGLIHRIDEWVMHAACAQIHAWDEAHMPQIRVAINVSARWFGHPGFVDSVYHALLTNVVAPERIVLEITEGAMLRLGEETERTMRALQALGIAVAIDDFGTGYASMAYLKLPAVAYLKIDRSFVTGLPDNANDAAITGAMLAMAGSLGLTTIAEGIETEPQHQFLLQAGCAEGQGYLYSYPLPPAALERMLRPKRQVGSTKLKLVPPVRN; encoded by the coding sequence ATGCGCCGTGGCTCCATCCAGCTCCTGCAGAAGTCCATGAACAGGCGTCTGCTGCCGCTCGTCTACGCGCTCGTGGCGGTGGTCCTGCTGATCCTGTTGCTGACATGGCTTACCGTGCAGGCCCAGATTGCCCTCGCCGGTTACCTCAACGGCGAGAGCATCTGGTCCAAGGCCCAGAAGCAGGCGACGGTTGACCTGCTGCATTACGTCGCCACGGGCGATCCCGCGGACTACGCCGGCTTCCAGGACAACTACGCCGTCCTGAAGTCGCTGCGCAAGGCGCGCGACATGGTGCTGTCGGGGCACTTTGAGTACCAGTCCGTCGAGGACGAGATGCGCCGCGGGCACGCCATGACGGTGGCGATCCCCGGCGCGGTTTTCATCCTGCACCACTTTGCGAGCGCGCCTTACATGAGCGACGCGCTGCGCGAGTGGCAATCCACCGACGGCGCGATCACCGAGCTCGGGACGATCGCGGACACGCTGCATCGCACGTTCGCCGAGAAGGCGATGACGCCGGCGGAGGTGGTTCGACAGCGCAGCCGCATCACCGCCATCAACGCGTACATCGAGCCGCGTTCGAACCGGTTCTCGCTCAGTATCGCCCGCGGTGCGGTATGGACCGGCCGCGTGCTGTTCGCCGGCATCATGCTTTCCGCCGCCGTCGCGATCGGCCTCTGGCTGTGGATGGCGCGGCGCGTGCTGACGCGCATCCGGCGCACCGAGGAACGCTACCGCCTGCTGTTCGACAGCGCGCCCGACGCGATCGTGATGGTGGACGAGAACAGCGGCACGATCATCGATGCCAACCGCACCGCGAGTGCGTGGACCGGACGCGCACCAAAAGAGCTGGTCGGCGCCGATTACATGGGCCTGTTCGAGGACGGCATCGTCCGCAAGGGTTCGTCGGGCAGCGGTGAACTGCGCGGCAGCAACGGAACCAGGCGGCCGGTCGAGACCCAGAGCAGCATGACGGTGTGGGGCGAGCAGGTCGTGCGCCAGGCCATCATCCGCGACATTTCCGAACGCGTCGAAAGCGATCGCGTGCGCCGCGTGGCCGCCGAGGCGCTGGCCAGCATCGCCGAAGGCGTGATCATCGCCGACGCGGACCGCAAGGTTCTTTCCGTGAACGCGGCCGCGACGCGGCTCACCGGGTTCACGGCGGAAAACCTGGCCGGCATGCGGCTGGACGCCACCCGCACGCTCGCCGACGGCGGTCCGCTTCCGGCCACGATCTGGGACGAAGTGGTCGCCACGCACCACTGGTCGGGCGAAGTGCAGAGCCGCCGCAACGACGGGCGGGTGTACGCCGAGAAGCTCGACATCAGCACCATCCGCGACGCGGAAAACCGCGTGCAGCACTACGTCGCCGTCTTCAGCGACATCTCCGTCGCCAAGGCGGATCGTTATCGCCTGGAACACCTCGCCGCGCACGACGTCCTGACCGGCATGGTCAACCGCGCGCAGTTCCAGCGCCATTGCGAGCAGGCCATCGAACGCGCGGCCAAGACCCGCAGCGCCGTCGCGGTGCTGTTCATCGACCTCGATGCCTTCAAGTTCGTCAATGACAGCTACAGCCATGCGGTCGGCGACCGCCTGCTGAAACTGGTGAGCGAGCGCATCCAGCAACAGTTGCGCGAAGGCGACATCGCCGGACGCATCGGCGGCGACGAGTTCACGGTGCTGATGCAGCACCTGAGCTTGCGCGAGGACGCCGCGGCACTGGCCAACCGCCTGCTCGCGGTGTTGTCCGAACCGTTCCACGTCGACGACTACGAGCTGGTGGTCAGCGCCAGCATCGGCATCGCCGGCTATCCGCTGGACGGCAACGATGCGCAGACGCTGATCGCCAACGCCGATGCGGCCATGTACGCGGCCAAGTCCGAGGAGCGCAACGCCGCGCGCTTCTACGTGCCGATGATGCAGGCCGACGCGCGGCAGCGGATGCTGCTGGCGACGGAATTGCGCCAGGCGCTGATCGAAGACGAGTTCCACCTGGCCTACCAGCCCAGCGTCGAGCTGCGCACCGGGCGCATCGTCGCGGTCGAAGCGCTGCTGCGCTGGAAGCATCCGCAGCGCGGCGAGGTGATGCCGGGCGAATTCATTCCGGTCGCCGAGAGCATCGGCCTGATCCACCGCATCGACGAATGGGTGATGCACGCGGCGTGCGCGCAAATCCACGCATGGGACGAAGCGCACATGCCGCAGATCCGCGTGGCGATCAACGTGTCGGCGCGCTGGTTCGGCCATCCCGGCTTCGTCGACAGCGTCTATCACGCGCTGCTGACCAACGTGGTCGCGCCCGAGCGCATCGTGCTGGAAATCACCGAAGGCGCGATGCTGCGGCTCGGCGAAGAAACCGAGCGCACGATGCGCGCGCTGCAGGCGCTCGGCATCGCGGTGGCGATCGACGATTTCGGCACGGGCTACGCGTCGATGGCGTACCTGAAACTGCCGGCGGTGGCGTACCTCAAGATCGACCGCTCGTTCGTCACCGGCTTGCCCGATAACGCCAACGACGCCGCGATCACCGGCGCGATGCTGGCCATGGCCGGCAGCCTTGGCCTCACCACCATCGCGGAAGGCATCGAGACCGAACCGCAGCACCAGTTCCTGCTGCAAGCGGGTTGCGCCGAAGGGCAGGGCTACCTTTATTCGTATCCGCTGCCGCCCGCGGCGCTCGAACGCATGTTGCGGCCCAAGCGCCAGGTCGGCAGCACGAAACTGAAACTGGTGCCGCCGGTCCGCAATTGA
- a CDS encoding Pyrroloquinoline quinone (Coenzyme PQQ) biosynthesis protein C, with protein MSARFERNGPLTELSSYPQWAQDMVGECDIVKKTVVEHELWTKMCTNEDPTITPRFLVGAWPAIERFPCYMAKSLMKTRYGRSEGEDMARRWLVRNIRVEQNHAEYWLTWAEGAGVPREQVMEGQLPPGTQALADWCEEVSSGDSLAASLAAVNYGVEGATGEWSRILYESESFAAQYPEPRRRGSLRWLQLHAAYDDEHPWEALEIVCSIMGNAPKAAEVAHVAECIKRTYVAMRILGDRSVKPGFTFQTEEAYEVAAA; from the coding sequence ATGAGTGCGCGTTTTGAACGTAATGGCCCCCTGACCGAACTGAGCAGCTACCCGCAATGGGCGCAGGACATGGTCGGCGAATGCGACATCGTCAAGAAGACCGTCGTCGAGCACGAGCTGTGGACGAAGATGTGCACCAACGAAGACCCGACCATCACGCCGCGATTCCTGGTCGGTGCATGGCCCGCCATCGAGCGCTTCCCCTGCTACATGGCGAAGAGTCTGATGAAGACGCGCTATGGCCGCAGCGAGGGTGAAGACATGGCGCGGCGCTGGCTCGTCCGCAACATCCGCGTCGAGCAGAACCACGCCGAATACTGGTTGACGTGGGCCGAGGGCGCCGGCGTGCCGCGCGAGCAGGTCATGGAAGGCCAGTTGCCTCCGGGCACGCAGGCGCTCGCGGACTGGTGCGAGGAAGTGAGCAGCGGCGATTCGCTGGCGGCGAGCCTCGCCGCGGTGAACTACGGCGTCGAAGGCGCCACGGGCGAGTGGTCGCGCATCCTGTACGAAAGCGAAAGCTTCGCGGCCCAGTACCCGGAACCGCGCCGGCGCGGCAGCTTGCGCTGGCTGCAACTGCACGCGGCCTATGACGACGAGCATCCGTGGGAGGCGCTGGAAATCGTCTGCTCGATCATGGGCAACGCGCCGAAAGCGGCGGAGGTCGCCCACGTGGCCGAGTGCATCAAGCGGACCTACGTGGCCATGCGGATCCTGGGTGACCGCTCGGTGAAGCCGGGCTTCACTTTCCAGACCGAAGAGGCCTACGAGGTTGCAGCGGCGTGA
- a CDS encoding 2-hydroxychromene-2-carboxylate isomerase/DsbA-like thioredoxin domain — translation MTAPVPLRLDFVSDVACPWCAVGLASLQQALHKLDGSIEAEIHLQPFELSPGMPFEGEDAVDHIMHKYGISEAQSEANRKVIRERAAAVGFAYNMQRGSRVWNTFDAHRLLHWAELQDRAKALALKQALFRAYFTDNENVADRDVLARLADEVGLDAGEARRMLDNGDHADAVRAQERHWQQAGIHSVPAAIVNRQYLISGGQPPEVFENALREIAAKTASG, via the coding sequence ATGACCGCCCCTGTCCCGCTGCGCCTCGATTTCGTTTCCGACGTGGCCTGTCCGTGGTGCGCGGTGGGGCTTGCCAGCCTGCAGCAGGCGTTGCACAAGCTCGACGGCAGCATCGAGGCCGAAATCCACCTGCAACCGTTCGAGCTGAGCCCCGGCATGCCGTTCGAAGGCGAGGACGCCGTCGACCACATCATGCACAAGTACGGCATCAGCGAAGCGCAATCGGAAGCCAACCGCAAGGTGATCCGCGAGCGCGCCGCGGCGGTCGGATTCGCCTACAACATGCAGCGCGGCAGCCGCGTGTGGAATACGTTCGACGCGCACCGGCTGCTGCACTGGGCGGAATTGCAGGATCGTGCGAAAGCCCTGGCGTTGAAGCAGGCCCTGTTCCGCGCCTACTTCACCGACAACGAAAACGTGGCGGATCGCGACGTGCTCGCGCGACTGGCGGATGAGGTGGGTCTCGACGCCGGCGAAGCGCGCCGCATGCTCGACAACGGCGACCATGCGGACGCAGTGCGCGCGCAGGAACGGCATTGGCAGCAGGCCGGCATCCATTCCGTGCCCGCCGCGATCGTCAATCGCCAGTACCTGATTTCGGGCGGCCAGCCGCCGGAAGTCTTCGAAAACGCGCTGCGCGAGATCGCCGCCAAGACGGCTTCCGGCTGA
- a CDS encoding Distant similarity with leukotriene C4 synthase (microsomal glutathione S-transferase), which translates to MIHLPVLVVLLNVLVLLATGLIVARARDRHGIKAPATTGHPDFERAFRVQMNTLEHTVLFLPTLWLAATWGNPTWAGILGLVWIAARVWYIPAYLREAGARHNPFMLSMIAWALLLLLAIWGVVRLFVLQPG; encoded by the coding sequence GTGATCCATCTGCCCGTGCTGGTCGTGCTGTTGAACGTGCTGGTGCTGCTTGCAACGGGACTCATCGTTGCGCGTGCGCGCGACCGCCACGGCATCAAGGCGCCGGCCACCACGGGGCACCCGGATTTCGAGCGCGCGTTTCGCGTGCAGATGAACACGCTCGAGCATACCGTTCTGTTCCTGCCGACGCTGTGGCTCGCTGCGACCTGGGGCAATCCGACCTGGGCCGGCATCCTCGGGCTGGTGTGGATCGCGGCGCGCGTGTGGTACATCCCCGCGTACCTGCGCGAAGCCGGTGCGCGCCACAACCCGTTCATGCTGTCGATGATCGCGTGGGCGCTGTTGCTGCTGCTGGCGATCTGGGGCGTGGTGCGGCTGTTCGTGCTGCAGCCGGGGTGA
- a CDS encoding Azurin, with amino-acid sequence MIGAGETTSVSFPVSKIKSGGPYVFFCSFPGHSALMHGTISVQ; translated from the coding sequence TTGATCGGCGCCGGCGAAACCACCTCGGTGAGTTTTCCGGTCAGCAAGATCAAGAGCGGCGGCCCCTACGTGTTCTTCTGCAGCTTCCCCGGCCACTCCGCGCTGATGCACGGAACGATCAGCGTGCAGTGA
- a CDS encoding Thioredoxin 2, which yields MSDALHIVCPHCDAVNRVPSDRIGAAPTCGRCHRPLFEGNPLEVDRPRFQKHLLRNDIPVLVDFWAPWCDPCRTMAPHYAQAAAQLEPRARLLKVDTEAEPDLGAGYDIRSIPTLALFRGGREVARQAGAMSASGIVQWARLHGA from the coding sequence ATGAGCGACGCATTGCACATCGTCTGTCCGCATTGCGACGCGGTGAATCGCGTGCCGTCCGATCGCATCGGCGCGGCGCCGACCTGCGGCCGCTGCCACCGGCCGTTGTTCGAAGGCAACCCGCTGGAAGTGGACCGCCCCCGATTCCAGAAACATCTTTTGCGCAACGACATCCCGGTGCTGGTGGATTTCTGGGCGCCGTGGTGCGACCCGTGCAGGACGATGGCGCCGCATTACGCGCAAGCCGCGGCGCAACTCGAACCGCGCGCGCGGCTGCTGAAGGTGGACACCGAAGCCGAACCGGATCTCGGCGCCGGCTACGACATCCGCAGCATTCCGACGCTGGCACTGTTCCGTGGCGGCCGCGAAGTCGCGCGCCAGGCGGGCGCGATGAGCGCTTCCGGCATCGTGCAATGGGCGCGTTTGCACGGCGCGTAA
- a CDS encoding DNA ligase (ATP), with translation MQPMRWLVVVMLAWSAAFAGPVRSETPPPVELVDVYHGGVDLSRYWVSEKYDGVRGYWDGHRLFTRGGTVVHVPAWFTKNWPKTPLDGELWVGYGQFARASAIVRTADANDPAWREVTYHVFDLPGHGGDFDARVPAIRATVAAIGDPWVVAIRQFHVANEAQLRAELKRVVDKGGEGLVLHRGDAPYRAGRNVGLLKLKPYEDAEAQVVAIQPGQGRLAGRMGSLEVRTQDGRRFSIGSGFSDADRADPPPVGSWVTYRFNGTTATGLPRFARFMRRRPDGPPPEPAASRSAGTKAIPLGPPSQAKGEEKHGAR, from the coding sequence ATGCAACCGATGCGCTGGCTCGTGGTGGTCATGCTTGCATGGAGCGCGGCTTTTGCGGGGCCGGTGCGGAGCGAAACACCGCCGCCGGTCGAACTGGTCGACGTCTACCATGGCGGCGTCGACCTGTCGCGCTACTGGGTCAGCGAAAAGTACGACGGTGTGCGCGGCTACTGGGATGGACACCGGTTGTTCACGCGCGGCGGCACGGTCGTGCACGTGCCCGCGTGGTTCACGAAGAACTGGCCGAAGACGCCGTTGGATGGCGAGTTGTGGGTCGGCTACGGACAGTTCGCGCGCGCGTCCGCGATCGTGCGCACGGCGGACGCCAACGATCCGGCCTGGCGCGAAGTGACGTACCACGTGTTCGACCTGCCTGGACACGGCGGCGACTTCGATGCACGCGTGCCTGCCATCCGCGCGACGGTCGCCGCCATCGGCGATCCCTGGGTGGTGGCGATCCGCCAATTCCACGTTGCGAACGAAGCGCAGCTTCGTGCCGAACTCAAGCGCGTGGTGGACAAGGGCGGCGAAGGCCTGGTGCTGCACCGCGGTGACGCGCCGTATCGCGCGGGCCGCAACGTGGGCCTGCTCAAGCTGAAGCCTTACGAAGATGCCGAAGCGCAGGTGGTCGCGATCCAGCCGGGGCAGGGCCGGCTCGCGGGCAGGATGGGTTCGCTGGAAGTGCGCACGCAGGACGGGCGGCGCTTTTCGATCGGTTCGGGATTTTCGGATGCCGATCGCGCCGATCCGCCGCCGGTCGGATCGTGGGTTACGTATCGGTTCAACGGTACGACGGCCACTGGCCTGCCGCGCTTCGCACGTTTCATGCGCAGGCGGCCGGATGGTCCGCCGCCGGAACCGGCTGCCTCGCGCAGCGCAGGCACGAAGGCCATCCCCCTCGGTCCCCCTTCGCAAGCAAAGGGGGAAGAAAAACACGGCGCACGCTGA
- a CDS encoding Putative cryptic D-serine deaminase has translation MIIDTHLEKGTPLDGRSLLENVSLPAAVVFDTALRHNIAWMQRFADDHGAKLAPHGKTSMAPTLFRRQLEAGAWGITLATAVQCAAAFENGVTRLLMANQLVGAPNMAIVAGLVERGADYYCLVDSAANVEALDRHFGARGLTLQVLIELGVPGGRCGVRNASELRALVDAIAAAPALVLCGIEGYEGLIGGERAVDSIRSYGQRLVATVRQLRDAGAFADRVPIVTAAGSQWFDLIAEAFDESNLRDRCTPVLRPGCYIVHDHRSYRDAMAEIKTRHPELEGELVPALAVFAHVQSLPEPGLAVVAMGKRDISVDPDLPIPLQLHRPGEPARPLTGCHVRKVMDQHAMMVIPERADFRIGDVVSFGASHPCLTFDKWRQVLLVDDTLRVLEAMPTFF, from the coding sequence ATGATCATCGATACGCATCTTGAAAAAGGCACGCCGCTCGACGGCCGATCGCTGCTCGAGAACGTGAGCCTGCCCGCGGCGGTGGTCTTCGACACCGCGTTGAGGCACAACATCGCGTGGATGCAGCGCTTTGCCGACGATCACGGCGCGAAGCTCGCGCCGCACGGCAAGACCAGCATGGCGCCCACGCTGTTCCGCCGCCAGCTGGAAGCGGGCGCGTGGGGCATCACGCTGGCGACGGCCGTGCAGTGCGCCGCGGCGTTCGAGAACGGCGTCACGCGCCTGCTGATGGCCAATCAACTCGTTGGCGCGCCCAACATGGCCATCGTCGCCGGCCTGGTCGAACGCGGCGCGGACTATTACTGCCTCGTCGACAGTGCGGCCAACGTCGAGGCGCTGGACCGCCATTTCGGCGCACGCGGCCTGACATTGCAGGTGCTGATCGAACTCGGCGTCCCGGGCGGACGCTGCGGCGTGCGCAACGCTTCGGAGTTGCGGGCGCTCGTCGACGCCATTGCCGCGGCGCCTGCCCTCGTGCTCTGCGGCATCGAAGGCTACGAAGGCCTGATCGGCGGCGAGCGCGCGGTCGATTCCATCCGCAGTTACGGCCAGCGGCTGGTCGCGACCGTTCGCCAGTTGCGCGATGCCGGCGCGTTCGCCGATCGTGTGCCGATCGTTACCGCGGCGGGTTCGCAATGGTTCGACCTGATCGCGGAAGCGTTCGACGAATCCAACCTGCGCGACCGTTGCACGCCGGTGCTGCGTCCCGGTTGCTACATCGTGCACGACCATCGTTCGTACCGCGATGCGATGGCTGAAATCAAAACGCGCCATCCGGAACTCGAAGGCGAACTCGTGCCGGCGCTGGCCGTGTTCGCGCACGTGCAGTCGCTGCCGGAACCCGGGCTGGCCGTGGTCGCGATGGGCAAGCGCGACATCTCGGTCGATCCCGACCTGCCGATCCCGCTGCAACTTCACCGGCCCGGCGAACCCGCGCGTCCGCTCACCGGCTGCCATGTCCGCAAGGTGATGGACCAGCACGCGATGATGGTGATCCCCGAACGCGCGGACTTCCGCATCGGCGACGTCGTGTCGTTCGGCGCCTCGCACCCTTGCCTGACGTTCGACAAATGGCGTCAGGTGCTGCTTGTCGACGACACGCTGCGTGTGCTGGAAGCGATGCCGACGTTTTTCTGA